The Methanolobus sp. WCC4 genome includes the window ACATACAGGAATTCTGCATGCAGCTTGCAAGGGGCCAGATACCTGTGTGTTGATTCAGGCTCCTGCTATGAAGGATATCAGTGCGAAGGCCATGGCCATCTTGAACATCTTTGATGATCTGGCAGGATTCTCTTTCCCGAGTATCTCGTAGACAGCTACTGCAAAGAGTATGTCCGCTATAGCAACGATTACGAGATATCGTATGCTCATGAGTGATTGCAGGTATGGAAGGGGACTTGCCAGCACAGCCACAAGGCCAATGGCCGAAGCCAGGTATGCCGCTTTCTTAGCCCCGATCATTATTGGAAGCGTCCGTGCTCCATCCTCCCTGTCTCCTTCAATGTCCTCTATATCCTTGACGATCTCACGGGCGATCGTTGCCAGTGTTGCCAGCAGGAAAAGTACGAAGACCCCGTTGATGCCTCCATTCTCAAAGAACACCGCGCCACCGAACAGGAATGTAGAACCTGTGAGATATCCGACAGCAACGTTTCCCAGAAGTGCTGTGCGTTTAAGGGTGCTTGCATAATATATCAGGAGCACTGAGTTCACAAGGGCGATGGCACCACATATCATGTTGATCGATGCTGCAAGGATCGTGCCGACTGCAAAGAGTGCCAGTGAGAAATAAAGTGCTGTCCTGAGACCTATCTCCCCTGAAGGTATTGGTCTTTCGGGTTTGTTGACCCGGTCGATATCAACGTCAAAATAGTCATTTATCGCATTGCCTGCCCCGGTCACGAAGAAGACCACGAGGAACACTTTCAGTGATTCCAGCATGGGGAATGCGATATCTTCTGAACTGAGTACGGGATTGCCGGCAACTATGTTGTAAGCTATGAAAACCCCTACAACTGCGGCGATACCTGCCATGAGGCAGTTGCCTGAACGCATCAGTTTCAGATATGTCTGCATGATAGTTCTACCTGCTTCGTTTAACTTCCAGCATCCTGTCCAGAGCAACCCTTGCTTTATTTGCAATATCTTCAGGAACTGTGATCACATGTTGCATATTCTCAAGTGAGAGTAACAGTGACTCAAGATCGATGGCCTTCATCTCAGGACAGACTGTGAACTCGGAAACGTTGTAGAATCTCTTTTCCGGATTATCCTTCTGAAGTTTGTGGATGATGCCTCTTTCAGTTACAATGATGAACTCGTCCCCTGCGGTCTTCGCATGTTCCACCATGCCGGTGGTACTGAAGACCCTGTCTGCAAGGTCGATAACTTCCCTGCGACATTCAGGATGTGCCAGTACCTCGGCATCAGGATGTTCCTGCTTTGCCTTTAGCACATCACTGGCAAGTATCTGGTTGTGTGTGGGACAGTATCCTTCCCATGGGATGATCCTTTTTGTGCTGAATCTGGATACATAATCTGCAAGATTCTTATCAGGAACGAACAGGACCTCATCCTCTTCAAGTGAGTTAACGACCTCCACAGCGTTGGCTGATGTGCAGCATATATCGCATTCGGCTTTCACATCTGCCGTGGAATTCACATAACATACAACAGCAGCATCCGGATATTTCTTCTTCTCTTCACGTAATGCATCTGCAGTGACCATGGATGCCATTGGACAGCCTGCATACAGCTCTGGCAAAAGAACGGTCTTCTCAGGACTCAGGATGGCCGCACTCTCTGCCATGAAATGCACCCCACAGAATACTATCACTTCGGCTTCCTGGTCCATTGCCTGTCTGCTCAGGCCAAGTGAGTCTCCCGTGAAGTCTGCAATGTCCTGTATCTCTCCGCGTTCATAATTATGAGCAAGGATGACAGCATTACGTTCTTTCTTCAACTCCAGTATCCTGTGAATGATGTCCTGGTTATTCTGCATGTGATCTTACCTTCAGGAATGTTTTATACGACCCTGTTCCAGTTAGAACCGGGTTCGGATTGGTAATGGTTTATACAACTTATGTACCTGTCTGGAAAGGATCGGATATCCTTTTCAGGGTAGCTATTGCAGAAAGGGGTGCAAGATAGCTGCTCCTTGGGTTGGATGGGGAAGGTACGTTCTCCACTCTGGTGGTGAACTCACCGAACTCGCCTTCTACAGTTATCTCATGGATATTGCGTGTGAGCACCGGATTTGCCACGATCCTGACCTTTGTCCTTTCAAAACCAATGCCTGCAAGACTAATGGTTGCAGCGACATTGACATTTGCAGGGAATTCCTTTACAGCTTCACTGGCAGATCCTTCGAAGATGACTGCTCTCTCCCTGATATTATCAAGGTCTATGCCGTTCTTTATAATGTAAGGAGCACCTGCAAGTCCGCTGGGAGGTTTCTGTGTTGTGAGCGTCACTGAATATATCTTCTCCGAAGCTGCTGACTTCAGTCCGTCGAGCCCGACAATGGCTCCTGATGGCAGATATACCTTGCAGTTGTTCTCCTTTGCAAGTTTGCGTATCGTCTCATAGAGTTTCTCATCGGCAAATGCCCCGACACTCATAATCATAACATCACAGTGTGCATGCAGTGCTGCTGGCACAGCTTCATAGACTGCTTTCTGTGAAGCACACTCTACAAGCAGGTCTATCTCTTTTATCATCGTGGCAATATCCATGAACTGAGGCTTCGAGTTCTCAAGTGTAGAGAGCAATCTGTCCACACCATCCCGGTGCCTGTCGTAAATGGCAAAAAGTTCAGCCTCAATATCGCCTTTGTCGATGGCCTGGCATATGGTGGTACCTATTGTCCCACAGCCGATAAGTCCTATCCTGATCATTGTTAATCCCTGTATACCGATCTTATCGATCAGTTGATTACTGCTTATGTCGATCGGTTAAGTAGGTTTTGCTTATTTATGCTGAAAGCATATAAATGCCTTTACTGTGAATATCCAGTAGATAACATGATGTTCACACATGAGATAGAGAGTTTTCTTGAAGAGGACCTTGGCTATAATGATATCTCCTGCAAACTTGTACCTGACATGCATGTAGAGGCTATTATCTTTGCAAAGGAGGATTGTACGCTTGCAGGTCTGGACGTGGCGGTATCTTTCTTTGAATATTTCGGGATTGGCTACAACACTGAACATGAGAATGGGGATATGCTCTCTCAGGGTGGTGTCATATTCTCATTGAGTGGAAGTTCACTTTCGATCCTGAGGGCAGAAAGACCAGTCCTTAATTTCCTGGGACATCTTTGCGGAATAGCAACAACTACGAGGAAGTGTGTGGATCTGGCCAGAAAACATTCGGATGTAAAGATCGCATGCACCCGGAAGACCACTCCCGGACTCCGTAAATATGAGAAGATGGCGGTCATTGCCGGAGGAGGCGACCCCCACAGGTTCAATCTCACTGATACTATAATGATAAAGGACAATCATGTAAAGCTCATGGGTGTTGACGATGCCCTCCGTTCTGCAAAGGAGAAGGCCAGCTTTGCCCAGAAGATCGAGATCGAGGTAGAATCTGCGGTAGATGCCCTCAATGCTGCAAGGTCCGGTGCGGACATCATCATGCTGGATAATATGGAACCTTCTGAGGTAATGGATACCATTGGTCAATTGAAGGACCAGTCGATCCCTGAACATGTGATCATCGAGGTGTCCGGTGGGATAGGCATAGATGATCTGGAAGAGTATTCAAAGACCGGCGCCGATGTGATATCTATGGGTTCTCTTATCCATGGCTCCACATGGATAGATGTCAGTCTTGAAATTATGGAATGATGTTATGATAAATTCGTTTAGTAGAGACTTCTATGTTGATGAAAGGCCTTAATAGTGATCATTATCATAACATTTATATGAAAAACTGTGTATTTTACTGGAAAACAAGATCAAATTCTGATCATTTGAGGATAATATGGTCCGTACCACTCGACTGTTAACGTTTACTTTATGCGTGATACTTTTCTGCATTGCAACGGCTGGAAATGCCTCTGCTGCAGTTGAACTGTATAATGGTACCATCACCACAGGTGATGGATATCAAATAAACAATTTTGTCATCGATCTTACAGACGCTTTTCCAAGTGCTGAGTCCGCTTCATTCTATGTGTATAACAATGGCAATGAGGT containing:
- a CDS encoding geranylgeranylglycerol-phosphate geranylgeranyltransferase encodes the protein MQTYLKLMRSGNCLMAGIAAVVGVFIAYNIVAGNPVLSSEDIAFPMLESLKVFLVVFFVTGAGNAINDYFDVDIDRVNKPERPIPSGEIGLRTALYFSLALFAVGTILAASINMICGAIALVNSVLLIYYASTLKRTALLGNVAVGYLTGSTFLFGGAVFFENGGINGVFVLFLLATLATIAREIVKDIEDIEGDREDGARTLPIMIGAKKAAYLASAIGLVAVLASPLPYLQSLMSIRYLVIVAIADILFAVAVYEILGKENPARSSKMFKMAMAFALISFIAGA
- the nadA gene encoding quinolinate synthase NadA; this encodes MQNNQDIIHRILELKKERNAVILAHNYERGEIQDIADFTGDSLGLSRQAMDQEAEVIVFCGVHFMAESAAILSPEKTVLLPELYAGCPMASMVTADALREEKKKYPDAAVVCYVNSTADVKAECDICCTSANAVEVVNSLEEDEVLFVPDKNLADYVSRFSTKRIIPWEGYCPTHNQILASDVLKAKQEHPDAEVLAHPECRREVIDLADRVFSTTGMVEHAKTAGDEFIIVTERGIIHKLQKDNPEKRFYNVSEFTVCPEMKAIDLESLLLSLENMQHVITVPEDIANKARVALDRMLEVKRSR
- a CDS encoding aspartate dehydrogenase, with product MIRIGLIGCGTIGTTICQAIDKGDIEAELFAIYDRHRDGVDRLLSTLENSKPQFMDIATMIKEIDLLVECASQKAVYEAVPAALHAHCDVMIMSVGAFADEKLYETIRKLAKENNCKVYLPSGAIVGLDGLKSAASEKIYSVTLTTQKPPSGLAGAPYIIKNGIDLDNIRERAVIFEGSASEAVKEFPANVNVAATISLAGIGFERTKVRIVANPVLTRNIHEITVEGEFGEFTTRVENVPSPSNPRSSYLAPLSAIATLKRISDPFQTGT
- the nadC gene encoding carboxylating nicotinate-nucleotide diphosphorylase; the protein is MFTHEIESFLEEDLGYNDISCKLVPDMHVEAIIFAKEDCTLAGLDVAVSFFEYFGIGYNTEHENGDMLSQGGVIFSLSGSSLSILRAERPVLNFLGHLCGIATTTRKCVDLARKHSDVKIACTRKTTPGLRKYEKMAVIAGGGDPHRFNLTDTIMIKDNHVKLMGVDDALRSAKEKASFAQKIEIEVESAVDALNAARSGADIIMLDNMEPSEVMDTIGQLKDQSIPEHVIIEVSGGIGIDDLEEYSKTGADVISMGSLIHGSTWIDVSLEIME